The following proteins are co-located in the Hevea brasiliensis isolate MT/VB/25A 57/8 chromosome 11, ASM3005281v1, whole genome shotgun sequence genome:
- the LOC131170343 gene encoding G-type lectin S-receptor-like serine/threonine-protein kinase At1g11410 has translation MTGPAPFIPSLWICPDRQDPERFQLYNTCDLQSQFDILNLTQVFRLQRRLLTFLTSVKSFRPSDRKIPCDTSNFSFRINPKGCTQVFLYEGHAPKWRSGHWNGVRWSGIPQLQRVTFIFNYSYVDNENEISFSWNNAYVSILTRAVLNESGIFQRSKWHENEGRWEEFASAPKD, from the exons ATGACAggtccggcgccttttattcccagcctttggatctgTCCTGACAGGCAAGATCCTGAGCG CTTTCAACTCTACAATACTTGTGATCTCCAGAGTCAGTTTGATATCCTTAACCTCACACAG GTGTTCCGGTTGCAG cggCGACTTCTCACTTTTCTCACTTCAGTGAAGAGCTTTCGTCcaagcgaccgcaaaataccttgcgacactaGCAATTTCTCATTTAGGATCAACCCTAAAGGTTGTACGCAAGTGTTCTTATACGAGGGTCATGCTCCAAAATGGAGGAGTGGTCATTGGAATGGCGTTAGATGGTCTGGAATACCTCAACTACAGAGAGTTACATTTATCTTCAACTACAGCTATGTGGACAATGAGAATGAGATTTCCTTCTCGTGGAACAATGCATATGTCTCAATCTTGACAAGAGCAGTGCTGAATGAGTCCGGCATTTTCCAACGGTCCAAATGGCATGAGAACGAAGGTCGATGGGAAGAGTTCGCATCTGCGCCCAAGGACTAG